DNA from Acanthochromis polyacanthus isolate Apoly-LR-REF ecotype Palm Island chromosome 7, KAUST_Apoly_ChrSc, whole genome shotgun sequence:
AGTTCTTATCAGTAATGACTGCCTTACTATAATTACAGACTGAAGGTTGTAGTTCATCATCTTCTAAACGTTAACTATATTGTGGGAGGTTAATCCTTGTAGTGAAAATGTTGTTTAAGTAAAGTATCATTACATAAGTGTACTGAAAGTAGGACTGAACAATcaatattatatattaaaatgtgatttaaattgCAGCATGGAAGTGCCATATCCACACTGCAAGTTTTTGATAAGGTTTTGTCACAACAAACCAtcttatatataatatttacaaGATTGGTACAGATGCTAGTAAAAATTACAGCATAATATTTATGTAATATATCTTCCTGTCATATAAAAGGAAGCCAAAAATACAGTTTCCACTAAAATTGTTACACATATAGCAGTCACATGGTTtgtctaaataaatgcaaatgttatgcagccctaaatgaaagtgttaaaggtttttttccccagaagAATATCCCGTGTGACTCTGATATTATCCATCTGTCATCACTAGATTATTACTAATAATGCATTCATGTAAATGCATAATTTTACTGATGTAACTGGTTTAAATTGAGCTTGTTTCGAACTAATAGCTGcaattcattattttcattatggaTTAATCTTATTTTAACAGAGGTTGTAAAGTAGTGATAGACTGAGATGTTGTGGAATGGAAGCAGAAAGTAGCATGAAATGAAAATACTCAAGTACAGCACATGTACCTCAAACTTGTGCCTGATTGAAGCACTTGGGTAAATGTACTTGGTGACATTCCCACACATTACAACAAATTATTTATTACACTTCAACGTAATGTATAAGACacggatttttaaaaagtgagtaGAGAATGAAACATGATTTCCTTCAGTATCTAAAGGAGGCGAAGCTGTTAAAACACCCTTTCaaatctcatgttttttttcttgggtCATCTCCAGTCACCAGCTAAAATCACCTTACATACGTGGAAGGAGCTCCTTCAGAGTCACAGAGACAGTCTGTGTGTTTCATAGGCAGAATGATGCTCAACAAACACGTAAATTTGTTATGACAGTTGGGAAATACTTACTGAAGTATTTAGTCAACGAATTAGATCAACTTATTTGCATGCTTCAGTACATTATATAATGTGACAGTTTCAGGGATTCAATGATAGAAAATTTCTGTCTAGCAGTCAGAGACTTGTGAGAACTTGTGGCACCTCATGAGTCAAATTAATGGAGTGAATGAGTGGGAAAACAAACAGCGCTGTAGAGGGCCTCGTGTGTCAGAGAAAAgtggtttaattaaaaatgtctcCTCCTCTGCAGTTCAAAAGGAGCCCACCCAAAGTCCCATACAAAGCCATCGCTCTCGCCACTGTCCTCTTTTTAATCGGCTCTCTGTTGATCATCATCGGAGCCCTTCTCCTGGCCGGTTACTTTGGCGTCAAAGTGAGTACTTTTTCAAAGCagagattctttttttttttgttccaacCTTTTTTTTAGGGATGGCTCgataccactttttcacatccgATACCGATATCGATACTGCAGCCTTCAGGATCAGCCGATACTGATCCGATACcgatatgattctttttgtcattctaaaagttgttaataatacatggatgtaatttgcttgacactgacatctaaaaacaccacgttcattgtacaacagctgttctggtcccctaaagaaagaaggaaaacatgtgacaacaagttatgtgtaactgctgtggctttattaaaacttaaagctcacatcgcttttaacagcgtttgtaaacacaacagacccagctgcaccattcaaaggtttgaaataaaactgcaacttggtgcacatatttaaattaaactaaataatcccagtgtataaacagaaaagtcacattacaCCTCAGTGGCATTGCAgggctgcaataaataatttatgaattaacataaaataataacatcTCCAGTAGAACAATGTAGGTAGTACTCAGTAAGTTGCACATGGATtctcaagacacacaatcaaaacCATAAAAATCTAGGCTATACACCTGatttgctgcaccaaaacaaaaactgaaaaacaagggtaaacagtgacagtgcaatctagtgtctttcttcttttgcatgcagccgctgatgttgtactgcatgtaaaacacagtgaacaataattttattgacacgtgtacaaTACTGATGGAATATAAATAATATCTGGCTATTAAACCTTGGCTTGTCCTAACGTTCTCAtgcgagtgaagctgagagcagcgCAGGATCTCCCCTGATGCCATTCAGACACCAACGTgtggatgagaagaggagagacctgtcacctaatcacatttaacacgaaaacatgtccacagttcgctacttaatcacatttaacccgaaaaacagtagaaaagaacaacaaaaaaacagtaaacgtacaacagaaaagccgtcaagtggccacagagtgaaacgtaaggcGCACGCGTTCACACGAAAATACTACAACtatccacattttccaccacacaaggtGGTTGGTCATCCAGAAAAATTAACTCgacaattttctctgttatattttgGCGTTGGAGCGAATTTTGTACTCCTTTGTAGTGCTTCCTGCAACGATGGTTGCCGcggttcactttttgttttgcactcGCCTGTTAAAAGTCTCCGTGCTGCTTTCCATGAtgcttctgcagatgctttattaagttcgttgtgttaaaatgtccggttttgctgccaccccttgagacactcattttgcaaacgttgcactcagctattttacttttctcctccgtTCGCATATAATAATTCCACACGGAAGAGACGACCACAGCTCTCCAGGCATTCAGAGCTTCTGTTCACTCTCTGGTCACGTGACGAAAACACGGGCACatggcaaccatggcaacagctcgtcTGTGTTACGGCATGTCGTGAAAAGTGAAAATGAGGATATATGAGACAGATTGGGCTTATGGATCGGATCAAACGAGTTCTAATATAAAACTCCGATGCTCgatccagtcattttggcctgGATCGAACTCGATATCGATCCAGCGGATTGGATGGAACCATCCCTACTTTTTTTACAACATCACGCAGAACAAACAGTTTGCTAATCTTGACTGAacaagtgtttttctttctttcagcacACAGACCGAACTGTGCCGGTCCTCATCATCGGGATCCTCGTCTTCCTGCCTGGAATTTACCACCTACGGATAGCTTACTATGCATCAAAGGGCTACCCAGGGTACTCCTATGATGATATCCCAGACTTTGATGACTGAGCTACAGTGCAGCGTCAGCCTCAGTCCTGCTGTGCTAACATGAAATCATACACTGTGTTGCTTGTGCTGAATTTAAAGTAGTGACACCTTTAAAGAAAAGGATGTCTCATCATTCCTCTTAATTATAGCGTTTGTCTGGAGGATTTTTATGCCTCCGTAGCAATCCTAAGCTGCTCTTCTGAAGCCAGATCAGTATATTGTTTAATTTGTACATTTGTTTTGATAGCTTGA
Protein-coding regions in this window:
- the tmem230b gene encoding transmembrane protein 230b, translating into MPARSVVSQGISNSKVRYSRLATDDDGYIDLQFKRSPPKVPYKAIALATVLFLIGSLLIIIGALLLAGYFGVKHTDRTVPVLIIGILVFLPGIYHLRIAYYASKGYPGYSYDDIPDFDD